In one window of Tenacibaculum mesophilum DNA:
- a CDS encoding valine--tRNA ligase has protein sequence MNIPSKYNSKEVEGKWYDYWMKHNYFHSEVDEREPYTIVIPPPNVTGVLHMGHMLNNTIQDVLIRRARLQGKNACWVPGTDHASIATEAKVVAKLKEQGIDKNDLTREEFLAHAWEWKNEYGGIILDQLKKLGASCDWERTAFTMDPALSESVIKVFVDLYNKGLIYRGYRMVNWDPEAKTTLSDEEVIYEERQGNLYYLQYDIVGSEEKVTIATTRPETILGDTAICINPSDERFTHLKGKKAIVPLCNREIPIIEDEYVDVEFGTGCLKVTPAHDENDKTLGDKHKLEVIDIFNEDATLNSFGLHYEGKDRFVVRKEISKELEEKGYLIKTEVHTNKVGTSERTKAVIEPRLSDQWFLKMEELVKPAIEAVLGEDREVKLFPKKFENTYRHWMENIRDWNISRQLWWGQQIPAFYFGDGKEDFVVAENIEDAVKLAQEKTGNSSLSASDLKQDPDALDTWFSSWLWPMSVFDGIRNPENEEIKYYYPTNDLVTGPDILFFWVARMIIAGYEYKDERPFENVYLTGLVRDKQRRKMSKSLGNSPDALKLIEDFGADGVRVGLLLSAAAGNDLLFDEDLCQQGKGFANKIWNTFRLIKGWEIDESLAQPETAKIGLAWYEAKFNKVLLEIEDHFSKYRLSDALMAIYKLITDDFSSWLLEIVKPGYQQPIDAKTYKAVIEVLENNLKVLHPFMPFLTEEIWQHITERTPESALIIAKYPTVGETNEKLITNFEFATGVVSGIRTIRKNKNISFKDAIELSVVNNEKFTKEFDVVIQKLTNASEINYVTEKVEGAASFRVKSNEYFVPISLDTIDVEAEITKLNAELKRAEGFLTGIQKKLSNERFVSNAPEQVIALERKKESDTLAKIETIKASLASLQ, from the coding sequence ATGAATATTCCATCAAAATATAATTCCAAAGAAGTAGAAGGAAAATGGTACGATTACTGGATGAAACACAATTACTTTCATTCAGAAGTAGATGAACGAGAACCATACACAATTGTAATACCTCCACCAAACGTAACAGGAGTGTTGCATATGGGACATATGTTAAACAACACGATTCAAGATGTGTTAATTCGTCGTGCTCGTTTACAAGGAAAAAATGCGTGTTGGGTTCCAGGTACTGACCACGCCTCAATTGCTACTGAAGCAAAAGTAGTAGCGAAATTAAAAGAACAAGGTATTGATAAAAATGATTTAACTCGTGAAGAATTTTTAGCACATGCTTGGGAATGGAAAAATGAGTATGGAGGGATTATTTTAGATCAATTAAAAAAGTTAGGAGCTTCTTGTGATTGGGAACGTACTGCATTTACCATGGATCCTGCATTGTCAGAATCAGTAATTAAGGTATTTGTGGATCTATATAATAAAGGGTTAATTTACCGTGGATATCGTATGGTAAATTGGGATCCAGAAGCAAAAACTACACTTTCTGACGAAGAAGTTATCTACGAAGAACGTCAAGGTAATTTATATTACTTACAGTACGATATAGTAGGTTCTGAAGAAAAAGTAACTATTGCAACTACACGTCCAGAAACTATTCTAGGAGATACAGCTATTTGTATCAACCCAAGCGATGAGCGTTTTACGCATTTAAAAGGTAAAAAAGCAATTGTTCCTTTATGTAATAGAGAAATTCCAATTATTGAAGACGAATATGTAGATGTTGAGTTTGGTACAGGGTGTTTAAAAGTAACTCCTGCACACGATGAAAATGATAAAACCTTAGGAGATAAGCATAAGTTAGAAGTAATCGATATTTTTAATGAAGACGCTACCTTAAATTCTTTTGGATTACATTATGAAGGAAAAGACCGTTTTGTTGTTAGAAAGGAAATATCTAAAGAATTAGAGGAGAAAGGTTACTTAATTAAAACAGAAGTTCATACTAATAAAGTTGGGACTTCAGAAAGAACGAAAGCGGTAATTGAACCAAGATTATCGGATCAATGGTTCTTAAAAATGGAAGAGTTGGTAAAGCCAGCTATTGAAGCTGTATTAGGAGAAGATAGAGAAGTAAAGTTATTCCCTAAAAAGTTTGAAAATACATACCGCCACTGGATGGAAAACATCCGTGATTGGAATATTTCTCGTCAATTATGGTGGGGACAACAAATTCCTGCTTTCTATTTTGGAGATGGAAAGGAAGATTTTGTAGTAGCTGAAAATATTGAAGATGCAGTAAAATTAGCTCAAGAAAAAACAGGTAATTCTTCGTTGTCTGCGTCAGATTTAAAACAAGATCCAGATGCGCTAGATACTTGGTTCTCTTCTTGGTTATGGCCAATGTCGGTTTTCGATGGAATTCGTAATCCAGAAAATGAAGAAATAAAGTACTACTATCCAACCAATGATTTAGTAACTGGACCAGATATTTTATTTTTCTGGGTGGCACGTATGATTATTGCTGGATATGAATACAAAGATGAACGTCCGTTTGAAAACGTATACCTAACAGGGTTAGTACGTGATAAGCAACGTAGAAAAATGAGTAAATCCTTAGGGAACTCACCAGATGCTTTAAAGTTAATTGAAGATTTTGGAGCTGACGGAGTTCGTGTAGGGTTATTATTAAGTGCAGCGGCTGGAAACGATTTATTATTTGATGAAGATTTATGCCAACAAGGAAAAGGATTTGCTAATAAAATTTGGAATACCTTCCGTTTAATTAAAGGGTGGGAAATAGACGAAAGTTTAGCTCAACCAGAAACGGCTAAAATAGGATTAGCTTGGTATGAGGCTAAGTTTAATAAAGTGTTGTTAGAAATAGAAGATCACTTTAGTAAGTATCGTTTATCAGATGCTTTAATGGCAATTTACAAGTTAATTACTGATGATTTCTCATCATGGTTATTAGAAATTGTTAAACCAGGATACCAACAACCAATCGATGCAAAAACATATAAAGCTGTAATAGAAGTATTAGAGAATAACTTAAAAGTATTGCATCCATTTATGCCTTTCTTAACAGAAGAAATTTGGCAACACATTACTGAAAGAACTCCAGAAAGCGCATTAATCATTGCTAAATATCCAACAGTAGGAGAAACAAATGAAAAATTGATAACGAATTTTGAGTTTGCTACGGGTGTAGTTTCTGGAATTAGAACAATTAGAAAAAATAAAAATATTTCGTTTAAAGACGCAATTGAACTGTCTGTTGTAAATAACGAAAAGTTTACAAAAGAGTTTGATGTAGTAATTCAAAAGTTAACGAATGCTTCAGAAATTAACTATGTTACCGAAAAGGTAGAAGGTGCAGCATCTTTCCGTGTAAAATCAAATGAATATTTTGTTCCGATTTCGTTAGATACCATTGATGTAGAAGCAGAAATAACTAAGCTAAATGCAGAGTTAAAAAGAGCTGAAGGTTTCTTAACAGGAATTCAAAAGAAGTTGTCTAATGAGCGATTTGTAAGTAATGCACCAGAGCAAGTAATAGCCCTAGAGCGTAAAAAAGAGTCAGACACCTTAGCTAAAATTGAAACAATTAAAGCTAGTTTAGCTTCTCTACAGTAA
- a CDS encoding DUF1573 domain-containing protein: protein MRTILSFIAVCFITLTVSAQEFKFETETIDYGKIAYGSEGKRVFEFTNVGEAPIIIKDIVSPCGCTVPTKPEEPIMPGKKGQIEVSYDTKRLGGFSKTLTVISNAKNKRKRVKIKGFIVKDATPAKEKSTVSDS from the coding sequence ATGAGAACAATTTTATCATTTATCGCTGTTTGCTTTATTACCTTAACAGTAAGCGCTCAAGAATTTAAATTTGAAACTGAAACTATTGACTATGGAAAAATAGCTTATGGGTCTGAAGGAAAACGCGTATTTGAATTTACAAACGTAGGTGAAGCTCCTATTATAATTAAGGATATCGTATCTCCTTGTGGATGTACAGTACCTACTAAACCTGAAGAGCCAATTATGCCTGGTAAAAAAGGACAAATTGAAGTTTCTTATGACACAAAAAGATTAGGTGGTTTTTCTAAAACTTTAACTGTTATTTCAAATGCTAAAAACAAAAGAAAAAGAGTTAAAATTAAAGGATTCATTGTAAAGGATGCAACTCCTGCCAAAGAGAAAAGTACGGTAAGCGATAGCTAA
- a CDS encoding aspartyl protease family protein, which yields MNRLLLYFFILFLSTSAFTQQNFQFLGKEIDKQSIKFQLINNLVVIPLEINGHKLSFILDTGVNKTILFNLTSKDSIGLNNVKKVFIRGLGSGAPVEALFSRGNNFRIKNIASSNQGLYVILKDAFDISAKMGTTIHGIIGYDLLKDVIVKINYASKSIDFYNPKTYKLNVCNRCESFPLQFYRNKPYIDVNVQVDTLKTTMLPVKLLIDTGGSDAVWLFEGTKKELKTPKKFFKDIIGEGFSGTIYGNRSRLQKISIGKFKISEPTVSFLDSSSTFNARQFKERNGSIGGGILKRFKVWLDYPNKRVILKKNASLNRGFYYNMSGLHIIYDGQELIKEKGATKFEDAYGSNNQTQKSNVISLVSTYFYRFKPKYKIDKVVENSPAFKAGLQIGDVIKRINGKAAHEYHLNEIIDMFHTKPGKKIKIEAERAGVRLRFMFKLEQRI from the coding sequence TTGAATAGATTATTACTATACTTTTTTATACTTTTTTTAAGTACTTCAGCTTTTACTCAACAAAACTTTCAGTTTTTAGGTAAAGAGATTGATAAACAATCGATAAAGTTTCAGTTAATTAACAATTTAGTCGTTATTCCATTGGAAATTAATGGACACAAACTATCATTTATTTTGGATACAGGGGTAAATAAGACAATTTTATTTAATCTAACTTCTAAAGATAGTATTGGTTTAAATAATGTAAAAAAAGTGTTTATAAGGGGGTTAGGGAGTGGAGCTCCAGTAGAAGCATTATTTTCTAGAGGTAATAATTTTAGAATTAAAAATATAGCTAGTTCTAATCAAGGGTTATATGTTATTTTGAAAGATGCTTTTGATATTTCTGCTAAAATGGGAACAACCATTCACGGTATTATAGGGTATGATTTATTAAAAGATGTTATAGTCAAAATTAATTATGCTAGCAAGAGTATTGATTTTTACAACCCTAAAACTTATAAACTGAATGTATGTAATAGATGTGAAAGTTTTCCTTTACAATTTTATAGAAATAAACCTTACATAGATGTAAATGTGCAAGTTGATACTTTGAAAACAACAATGTTACCAGTAAAATTATTAATTGATACAGGAGGTAGTGACGCAGTTTGGTTGTTTGAGGGAACAAAAAAAGAGTTGAAAACACCTAAGAAGTTTTTTAAAGATATAATAGGAGAGGGGTTTAGTGGTACTATCTATGGAAATAGAAGTAGGCTTCAGAAAATTTCTATAGGAAAGTTTAAAATAAGTGAACCAACAGTATCTTTTTTAGATTCTTCATCAACCTTTAATGCCAGACAATTTAAAGAAAGGAATGGTAGTATTGGCGGAGGAATTTTAAAACGTTTTAAGGTATGGCTTGATTACCCGAATAAAAGAGTAATACTGAAAAAGAACGCTTCATTAAATAGAGGCTTTTATTATAATATGAGTGGTCTACATATAATATATGATGGGCAAGAGTTAATAAAAGAAAAAGGAGCGACTAAGTTTGAAGATGCTTATGGTTCAAATAATCAAACACAAAAAAGTAATGTAATTTCTTTAGTAAGTACATATTTTTATCGTTTTAAGCCTAAGTATAAAATAGATAAAGTAGTAGAAAATTCACCAGCTTTTAAAGCAGGTCTTCAAATTGGAGATGTAATAAAGAGAATTAATGGAAAGGCAGCACATGAATATCATTTAAATGAGATTATAGATATGTTTCATACAAAACCAGGTAAGAAAATAAAGATAGAAGCAGAAAGAGCAGGTGTTAGGCTAAGGTTTATGTTTAAGCTAGAACAAAGAATATAA
- a CDS encoding pyridoxal phosphate-dependent aminotransferase — translation MPSISSKGNAMPQSPIRKLVPFAEAAKKNGTKVYHLNIGQPDIKTPQVALDAVKNNSIEVLSYARSEGSEEYRTKLANYYAKNDIHVTANNIIATTGGSEALLFTIGSITDPGDEIIIPEPFYANYNGFSTASGVKVVPVISKIENNFALPAIEDFEKLITPKTKAILICNPGNPTGYLYSKEEIEKLKQIVLKHDLFLIADEVYREFTYDGEKHNSVMALEGLEQNAIMIDSVSKRYSMCGARIGCIVSKNEEFIGTAIKFAQARLSPPTYALIASEAALDTPQSYFDEVIEEYEDRRNTLISELQKIEGVKVANPKGAFYCVAELPVKDTDDFAQWILEKFSDNNETVMVAPASGFYSTEGEGKNQVRIAYVLNKADLKRSVEILKIALEKYNS, via the coding sequence ATGCCATCAATTTCTAGTAAAGGAAACGCAATGCCTCAATCACCAATTCGTAAATTGGTTCCTTTTGCTGAGGCTGCTAAAAAAAATGGAACAAAAGTTTATCATTTAAATATTGGTCAACCTGATATTAAAACACCACAAGTTGCTTTAGACGCAGTAAAAAACAATAGTATTGAAGTATTATCATATGCTAGATCTGAAGGTTCAGAAGAATACAGGACTAAGCTTGCTAATTACTATGCTAAAAATGACATTCATGTAACGGCTAATAATATCATAGCTACTACAGGAGGTTCAGAGGCTTTATTATTTACTATTGGTAGTATTACCGATCCAGGAGATGAAATTATTATACCTGAACCTTTTTATGCTAACTATAATGGTTTCTCTACAGCTTCAGGTGTAAAAGTAGTTCCTGTTATTTCTAAAATTGAAAATAACTTTGCTTTACCTGCTATTGAAGATTTTGAGAAGTTAATTACTCCAAAAACTAAAGCAATTTTAATTTGTAACCCTGGGAATCCAACTGGATATTTATACAGCAAAGAAGAAATTGAAAAGCTAAAACAAATTGTGTTAAAACATGATTTATTTTTAATTGCTGATGAAGTATATCGTGAGTTTACCTATGATGGTGAAAAGCATAACTCGGTAATGGCTTTAGAAGGATTAGAACAAAATGCTATTATGATTGATTCTGTATCGAAACGTTACAGTATGTGTGGTGCAAGAATTGGTTGTATTGTTTCTAAAAATGAAGAATTTATTGGAACAGCTATTAAATTTGCTCAAGCACGTCTAAGCCCACCAACCTATGCCTTAATTGCCAGTGAAGCTGCTTTAGATACTCCTCAAAGTTATTTTGATGAAGTTATTGAAGAGTATGAGGATCGTAGAAATACCTTGATTTCTGAGTTGCAAAAAATTGAAGGAGTAAAAGTTGCCAATCCTAAAGGTGCTTTTTACTGTGTTGCTGAATTACCAGTAAAAGATACAGATGACTTTGCTCAATGGATTTTAGAAAAATTCAGCGATAATAATGAAACGGTAATGGTAGCTCCTGCAAGTGGATTCTATTCTACCGAAGGTGAAGGAAAAAATCAGGTGCGTATTGCCTATGTTTTAAACAAAGCCGATTTAAAACGTTCAGTTGAGATATTAAAAATCGCCTTAGAAAAATATAATAGTTAA